In Horticoccus luteus, the following proteins share a genomic window:
- a CDS encoding DUF5069 domain-containing protein → MPSKPIPGSTGEVLTCLPSPYIAHAATGLLYLPRFLAKCRYVKAHGALPKSYAKNYKRGIDRFLCLHLGIDPAEVEKIVFAAADDAEVEQRLRALLPADVRAAKWNRELAQKGLTPAGQEFLREALTAMGCVDRVGEIKTVPDLIDFDEGRIE, encoded by the coding sequence ATGCCATCGAAGCCGATTCCCGGTTCCACGGGGGAAGTTCTCACTTGTCTGCCGTCGCCTTATATCGCGCACGCGGCGACGGGGCTGCTGTATCTGCCGCGGTTTCTGGCGAAGTGCCGTTATGTGAAAGCACACGGGGCGTTGCCGAAGAGTTATGCGAAGAACTACAAGCGCGGGATCGATCGCTTTTTGTGCCTGCACCTCGGCATCGATCCGGCGGAGGTGGAAAAGATTGTCTTCGCGGCGGCGGACGACGCGGAGGTGGAGCAGCGGTTGCGCGCCTTGCTGCCGGCCGATGTGCGGGCGGCGAAATGGAATCGCGAGCTGGCGCAAAAAGGGCTGACGCCGGCGGGCCAGGAGTTTCTCCGCGAAGCGCTCACGGCGATGGGCTGCGTGGATCGCGTGGGTGAAATCAAGACCGTGCCCGACTTGATCGATTTCGACGAGGGACGGATCGAATAG